A single window of Solanum dulcamara chromosome 5, daSolDulc1.2, whole genome shotgun sequence DNA harbors:
- the LOC129888404 gene encoding subtilisin-like protease SBT1.8, giving the protein MKTVITPPQTTRTPEFLGLDKLNFGAGRTLPEFNTAAQDVTIGVLDSGIWPESESFSDLGMSNVPSRWRRKCQSALDFDPKVHCNRKLIAHCSKEIQSPRIRKDMAHILRAQPQDQLWQMLVFLAMPKGLLEGWPV; this is encoded by the exons ATGAAGACAGTAATTACACCCCCACAAACAACACGCACCCCTGAATTTCTCGGCCTCGATAAGCTCAATTTTGGGGCTGGACGTACTTTACCGGAATTCAACACTGCTGCTCAGGATGTTACAATTGGGGTACTTGATAGTGGAATTTGGCCGGAATCGGAAAGTTTTAGTGATTTGGGTATGTCGAATGTGCCGTCTAGATGGAGAAGGAAATGTCAATCGGCACTTGATTTTGACCCAAAAGTGCATTGCAATAGGAAACTTATAGCGCACTGCTCCAAGGAGATTCAATCGCCCCGGATCAGGAAGGACATGGCACACATACTGCGAGCACAGCCGCAG GATCAATTGTGGCAAATGCTAGTCTTTTTGGCTATGCCAAAGGGACTGCTAGAGGGATGGCCCGTATAG
- the LOC129890676 gene encoding uncharacterized protein LOC129890676 produces the protein MHTCDSQHLVSHNPHATTKVVGEYYKDRFPKGKGPSIKDIQNSISTELGFKVSYWKVWRGTEIAKALVRGTYKYGYAILDAYHYMLTTLNLESNTNLKLDKNGRFKYFFIAYGASIRHFQHIRKVIAMNGTFLNSKYGGVLLSAVAQDAEDHIFSMSFCVADTECDASYRYFSEQISNFVDDTPELCIISDRNPSIKKMVEIVFPLSHYGCCMRHLGENIRNYIHNEKVVYHFYKAAKAYSVDEFNDHFNQIRNMISGALHIWNMFDFKDGAKHFFWEIEYLITALFDELNRRYGEIFYERHNIFINASNIFVPKIERKIVKNANLGNKLLVHQTVKYEYIVTGHNAVVTVNFQCKSCTRRVFNLNKILCPHSIAALRCQYGDDYGKRIYEYSSPYYKVKTYLFEYLKKIKPVRPEDIWKIPKGLLERKILPSHVEPGKVGRPRRDEKESESHFQPKKINIPYAKGLGIKEQHARSEMLHRNRLDIESTFVEVGSLLQQLLYLPRKISANRQFASAIASLAE, from the exons ATGCATACATGTGATTCGCAACATCTCGTGAGTCATAACCCACATGCCACAACAAAAGTCGTTGGTGAATACTACAAGGATAGGTTTCCCAAAGGTAAAGGTCCTTCTATAAAGGATATTCAGAATTCAATCAGTACTGAATTAGGCTTCAAAGTTAGTTATTGGAAGGTTTGGAGGGGAACTGAGATTGCAAAGGCTTTGGTAAGGGGGACATATAAGTACGGTTATGCAATACTTGATGCTTACCATTATATGCTTACAACATTAAATCTGGAAAGTAATACAAATTTGAAGCTCGATAAAAATGgaaggttcaaatatttttttattgcctATGGAGCTTCGATTCGTCATTTTCAACATATTCGAAAAGTCATCGCTATGAATGGGACATTTTTGAATAGTAAGTATGGAGGAGTGTTATTGTCTGCCGTAGCACAAGATGCCGAGGATCATATTTTTTCGATGTCATTTTGTGTAGCGGACACTGAGTGTGATGCCTCCTACCGATACTTTTCCGAGCAAATAAGCAACTTTGTGGATGATACCCcagaattatgcataatttctgACAGAAATCCAAGTATTAAAAAGATGGTTGAAATTGTGTTTCCTTTGTCTCATTATGGTTGTTGCATGAGGCACCTCGGAGAAAACATCCGAAATTACATTCACAATGAAAAAGTCGTCTACCACTTTTATAAAGCGGCAAAAGCGTACAGTGTAGATGAATTCAATGATCACTTCAATCAAATAAGGAATATGATTTCAGGGGCGCTGCACATTTGGAACATGTTTGATTTTAAAGATGGAGCAAAGCATTTTTTTTGGGAAATAG AATATCTCATTACTGCTCTTTTTGATGAACTAAATCGGAGATACGGAGAAATTTTTTATGAGAGGCACAACATATTCATCAATGCATCAAACATTTTTGTTCCTAAGATAGAACGAAAAATTGTAAAAAATGCTAATTTGGGGAACAAGCTATTGGTTCATCAAACTGTCAAGTACGAGTACATTGTCACTGGTCACAATGCAGTTGTAACGGTTAATTTTCAATGCAAATCTTGCACCcgtagagtttttaatcttaaCAAAATACTGTGTCCACATTCTATAGCAGCGCTTCGATGCCAATATGGTGATGATTATGGAAAGCGCATTTATGAATATTCATCTCCATATTACAAGGtaaaaacttacctttttgaATACTTGAAGAAAATTAAACCCGTGCGACCAGAAGATATTTGGAAAATTCCTAAGGGACTTTTAGAGAGGAAAATACTTCCTTCGCATGTTGAACCAGGCAAGGTGGGAAGGCCAAGAAGAGATGAAAAGGAATCGGAGAGTcatttccaaccaaaaaaaataaatattccaTATGCAAAAGGGTTGGGCATAAAAGAACAACATGCTCGGAGCGAAATGCTCCACAGGAATAGATTAGATATCGAAAGTACTTTTGTT GAAGTTGGCAGCTTGCTTCAGCAACTGCTATACTTGCCGAGAAAAATCTCAGCAAATAGGCAGTTTGCTTCAGCAATTGCTTCACTTGCTGAATAA